In Ectothiorhodospira sp. BSL-9, a single window of DNA contains:
- a CDS encoding efflux RND transporter permease subunit, translating to MMTLSELSIRRHVLAVMISAVIVLFGLISLQDVGTDRIPNIDFPVISVTVTQTGADPEIIDSAITSEVERAVNTVPGIDNITSQSVPGASIVNIIFDLEKDVDVAFNEVQAQVSQVVAELPSDADQPVVDKVEFDAQPIMWLALQGDRTRQQLDTYARNEIRQQIENINGVGEVRIGGGLERNIRVEIDPDRLNAFGVTIPDLMAAFEEEHVQMPGGFLVGGDREDQLKLDLEYHSPEELEEMVIGAHGGSLVYLRDVADVIDGLADRRGLARFNGEPTVGLGIVKVSGANTVAIIEEVKEILDDQIRPQLPPGMQITISSDESVFILEQIDSLYLTIALGIIFSALVMWLFLKNLRSTLIIALSIPVSLMAAVAVVYFFGYTLNSITMLAMLLLIGIVVDDAIVVLENIYRHREQYKEGPVKGAISGSKEVFFAVIASTLALVSIFASVIFLEATVGRFFESFAVVVTFGVLASSLVALTLIPMLCSRFLTVRTEHGPVYNALEKGFRGLESVYRRSLAAGLNWRWSVLAASLVGLVVVGSLIFPRVGGEFAPSEDTGQFVVIFQTPQGSSIDYTDRRMAEIEQIVLDQPEVDRMFAAIGLGDAGQVYEGISFIRMVPRNERSASQQEVIDRISPKLGQLAGVRAFATEVPFVPGQRGDPLQFAVTGPDLTEVASLAREMRSRLEEVDGMGRLDMQLDLERPELALNVDRERARDLGMTARQVAQAVEVMVGGIDVARFNDPDDGGQRYDIRLKGREDAFTRPDDLQKLYLRSGNGELVRLDTVARMEAGIGPAVINRYNLNYSAEFYGSPTMPLGEAVEKLQAIGDDVLPLGYNVELMGQAEEMQRAIGAMLFVLFLAVSLVYIVLASQFNSFTQPLIIMAAQPIALVGGIVGLWVGGFTLNIFSMIGMVLLMGLVTKNGILLVDLTNQYRRNRGLSVDEALQEACPIRLRPVLMTSLTLILALLPAALGFGAGAETNAPMAAAIIAGMIAALVLTLLLIPIAYSLVENFLERRGFGRRTREIEEEPV from the coding sequence ATGATGACGCTTTCCGAACTTTCCATTCGCCGGCACGTGCTGGCGGTGATGATCAGTGCCGTGATCGTGCTGTTTGGTCTGATCTCGCTGCAGGACGTGGGCACCGACCGCATTCCCAATATCGATTTCCCGGTGATCAGTGTCACCGTCACCCAGACCGGGGCGGACCCGGAGATCATCGACTCCGCCATCACCAGCGAGGTGGAGCGAGCGGTGAACACCGTGCCCGGGATCGACAACATCACCTCCCAGTCGGTGCCGGGGGCCTCCATCGTCAACATCATCTTCGATCTGGAGAAGGATGTGGACGTGGCCTTCAACGAAGTGCAGGCCCAGGTGAGTCAGGTGGTGGCGGAACTGCCCTCCGATGCGGATCAACCCGTGGTGGACAAGGTGGAGTTCGATGCCCAGCCCATCATGTGGCTGGCCCTGCAGGGGGACCGCACCCGCCAGCAACTGGATACCTACGCCCGCAACGAGATTCGCCAGCAGATCGAGAACATCAACGGCGTGGGCGAGGTGCGCATTGGCGGGGGGCTTGAGCGGAACATCCGTGTGGAGATCGACCCCGACCGACTCAACGCTTTCGGCGTGACCATCCCGGATCTCATGGCCGCCTTCGAGGAAGAGCATGTTCAGATGCCCGGGGGCTTTCTGGTGGGCGGTGACCGGGAGGATCAGCTCAAGCTGGACCTGGAATACCACAGCCCCGAGGAACTGGAGGAGATGGTCATCGGCGCTCATGGCGGCTCTCTGGTGTACCTGAGGGACGTGGCCGATGTGATCGACGGACTGGCGGATCGGCGGGGCCTGGCCCGCTTCAATGGCGAACCGACCGTGGGTCTGGGGATCGTCAAGGTCTCCGGTGCCAACACCGTGGCCATCATCGAGGAGGTGAAGGAGATCCTGGATGACCAGATCCGCCCCCAGTTGCCGCCGGGGATGCAGATCACCATCTCCTCCGACGAGTCGGTGTTCATCCTGGAGCAGATCGACTCGCTTTACCTCACCATTGCGCTGGGGATTATTTTCTCGGCGCTGGTCATGTGGCTGTTCCTGAAGAATCTGCGCTCCACGCTGATCATTGCCCTGTCCATCCCCGTCTCGCTGATGGCGGCCGTGGCGGTGGTGTACTTCTTTGGCTACACCCTCAATTCCATCACCATGCTGGCCATGCTGCTGCTCATCGGCATCGTGGTGGACGACGCCATCGTGGTGCTGGAGAACATCTATCGGCATCGGGAGCAATACAAGGAAGGGCCGGTGAAGGGAGCCATCTCCGGTTCGAAGGAGGTGTTCTTCGCGGTGATTGCCTCCACCCTTGCCCTGGTGTCCATCTTCGCCTCGGTGATCTTCCTGGAGGCGACGGTGGGGCGGTTCTTTGAATCCTTTGCCGTGGTGGTCACCTTCGGCGTGCTGGCCTCCAGTCTCGTGGCCCTCACCCTGATTCCCATGCTGTGCTCCCGGTTCCTGACGGTGCGTACCGAGCATGGCCCGGTGTACAACGCCCTGGAAAAGGGCTTCCGGGGTCTGGAATCCGTTTATCGGCGAAGCCTTGCTGCGGGGTTGAACTGGCGCTGGTCGGTCCTGGCGGCATCGCTGGTGGGGCTTGTGGTGGTGGGCAGCCTGATCTTCCCCCGGGTGGGTGGGGAGTTTGCGCCTTCCGAGGATACCGGGCAGTTCGTGGTCATCTTCCAGACCCCGCAGGGGTCGAGCATCGATTACACCGATCGGCGCATGGCCGAGATTGAACAGATCGTGCTGGATCAACCCGAGGTGGATCGCATGTTCGCGGCCATTGGTCTGGGGGATGCGGGGCAGGTGTACGAGGGGATCTCATTCATTCGCATGGTGCCCCGCAATGAGCGCAGCGCCAGTCAGCAGGAGGTGATTGACCGTATCTCGCCCAAGCTCGGGCAACTGGCGGGTGTGCGGGCCTTTGCCACCGAGGTGCCGTTTGTGCCCGGGCAGCGGGGTGATCCGCTGCAGTTTGCCGTCACCGGGCCCGATCTGACCGAAGTGGCCAGCCTGGCTCGCGAAATGCGCTCGCGCCTGGAAGAGGTGGATGGCATGGGGCGTCTGGACATGCAACTGGACCTGGAGCGCCCGGAACTGGCCCTGAACGTGGACCGTGAACGGGCCCGCGATCTGGGGATGACCGCCCGTCAGGTGGCTCAGGCCGTGGAGGTGATGGTGGGTGGTATCGACGTGGCGCGTTTCAACGACCCGGACGATGGCGGCCAGCGTTACGACATTCGGCTCAAGGGCCGCGAGGATGCCTTCACCCGCCCCGACGATCTGCAGAAACTGTATCTGCGGTCGGGCAATGGGGAACTGGTGCGCCTGGATACCGTGGCCCGCATGGAAGCGGGGATCGGGCCGGCGGTGATCAACCGCTACAACCTGAACTACTCGGCCGAATTCTATGGCAGCCCGACCATGCCCCTGGGCGAGGCGGTGGAAAAGCTGCAGGCCATTGGCGACGACGTGCTGCCCCTGGGTTATAACGTGGAACTGATGGGGCAGGCCGAGGAGATGCAGCGGGCCATTGGCGCCATGCTGTTCGTGCTGTTCCTGGCGGTTTCACTGGTGTATATCGTGCTGGCCAGTCAGTTCAATTCCTTCACCCAGCCGTTGATCATCATGGCGGCCCAGCCCATCGCCCTGGTGGGCGGTATCGTCGGTCTGTGGGTGGGTGGATTCACCCTCAATATCTTCTCCATGATCGGCATGGTGCTGCTCATGGGACTGGTCACCAAGAACGGCATCCTGCTGGTGGATCTCACCAATCAGTACCGTCGCAATCGGGGTCTGAGCGTGGATGAAGCCCTTCAGGAGGCCTGCCCCATCAGGCTGCGCCCCGTGTTGATGACCTCACTGACCCTGATCCTGGCCCTGTTGCCGGCGGCCCTGGGCTTTGGGGCAGGGGCGGAGACCAATGCGCCCATGGCGGCAGCCATCATCGCCGGCATGATTGCCGCGCTGGTGCTGACCTTGCTGCTGATCCCCATCGCCTACTCGTTGGTGGAGAACTTCCTGGAGCGCCGTGGTTTTGGCCGGCGCACCCGTGAGATCGAGGAGGAACCGGTGTAA
- a CDS encoding efflux RND transporter periplasmic adaptor subunit, which produces MTRWAIPLALLAALVLPACSGGADEDDDDGAGPGPSGQAVTISYVELQPETVTLTQRALGELRSRNDPRVAAEVSGAVKRLLVNEGDRVQAGDLIAELDEEDYVLRRDQAEADVKRFNARSALQELTVVRYRELHENNHVSSQELDEVEAELDVTREELAASRLALRAAERDLERTRVKAPFDGEIDERLVSEGDYVQTGTALYRLTTSDMLQVRVSFPETLATELEIGMPLKVRNRAARVSELETEITEIRPAISLDGRAIRAIALVENPGGWRSGSSVNVELILSEREGLTVPRQALVQRPDGDTVYVLDADDETVEARRVEVGQRTADWVEILDGLEAGDKVAVDGAGFLTDGASVNASPQEGDDEQ; this is translated from the coding sequence ATGACTCGCTGGGCAATCCCGCTGGCGCTGCTGGCCGCCCTGGTGCTCCCCGCCTGTTCGGGCGGTGCCGACGAGGACGACGACGACGGAGCAGGGCCGGGTCCCTCGGGTCAGGCCGTGACCATCAGCTATGTGGAACTGCAACCAGAAACGGTGACGCTGACGCAGCGGGCCCTGGGTGAGTTACGGTCACGGAATGATCCCCGTGTGGCCGCCGAGGTATCTGGCGCGGTGAAACGACTGTTGGTGAACGAGGGGGATCGGGTCCAGGCCGGGGATCTCATCGCCGAGCTGGATGAAGAGGACTACGTGCTCCGCCGCGACCAGGCCGAAGCTGACGTGAAGCGATTCAATGCCCGGTCGGCCCTGCAGGAACTCACGGTGGTGCGCTATCGGGAGCTGCATGAGAACAACCACGTGTCGTCCCAGGAACTGGACGAAGTGGAGGCGGAACTGGATGTGACCCGGGAGGAACTGGCGGCCTCGCGTCTGGCCCTGCGTGCCGCAGAGCGGGATCTGGAACGCACACGTGTGAAGGCCCCCTTCGATGGCGAGATCGATGAGCGCCTGGTCAGCGAGGGCGATTACGTTCAGACCGGCACCGCCCTGTATCGCTTGACCACTTCGGACATGCTGCAGGTGCGGGTGTCCTTTCCCGAGACCCTGGCCACCGAGTTGGAGATCGGCATGCCCCTCAAGGTGCGCAACCGCGCCGCCCGGGTGAGCGAACTGGAAACCGAGATCACCGAGATCCGCCCGGCCATCAGCCTGGATGGGCGCGCCATCCGGGCCATTGCCCTGGTGGAGAACCCCGGCGGCTGGCGCAGCGGCTCCAGTGTGAACGTGGAGTTGATCCTGTCGGAGCGGGAGGGTCTGACGGTGCCGCGTCAGGCGCTGGTGCAGCGACCCGATGGGGATACGGTTTACGTGCTGGATGCGGACGACGAGACAGTGGAGGCCCGACGTGTGGAGGTGGGGCAACGCACCGCCGACTGGGTGGAGATCCTGGATGGGCTCGAAGCCGGCGACAAGGTCGCCGTGGATGGGGCCGGGTTCCTCACCGATGGCGCCTCCGTGAACGCCTCACCCCAAGAGGGTGACGACGAACAATGA
- a CDS encoding MBL fold metallo-hydrolase encodes MSASARIPHLVLTGLLLSPLAMAQADEDRPIEHILEPRAITDQIHYFFGSLENRTETNLGMNNNVGFVITDKGVVLIDSGPSHHVAQRIEQAVAEVTDQPITHVINLGSQDHRWLGNEYFLSQGAEILALERTAATQAEFARQHLDRLTDTLGDAAMAGTEPRPAPSPIAGDRHDFELGGVRFEMVHAGDAHFPGDILLHLPDHHVVFTGDVVYTERMLGIHPWSNPVEQLKAFETMASWAPEVVVPGHGEATDLATAQRDTGDYLATLVREVREGLENWETLDEVVARLADLPEFQHLRHYDDWHRMNVNRTYLFMEANF; translated from the coding sequence ATGAGTGCCAGTGCCCGCATACCCCATCTTGTCCTGACCGGGCTATTGCTTTCCCCCCTGGCCATGGCCCAGGCGGACGAGGACCGCCCCATTGAGCACATCCTTGAGCCCCGGGCCATCACGGATCAGATCCATTATTTTTTCGGCTCCCTGGAAAACCGCACCGAGACCAATCTGGGCATGAACAACAACGTGGGGTTCGTGATCACTGACAAGGGCGTGGTGCTCATCGACAGTGGGCCCAGTCACCATGTGGCGCAGCGTATCGAGCAGGCGGTGGCCGAGGTGACCGACCAGCCCATCACCCATGTGATCAACCTGGGCAGCCAGGATCACCGCTGGCTGGGCAATGAGTATTTCCTCTCCCAGGGCGCCGAGATCCTGGCCCTTGAGCGCACTGCCGCCACCCAGGCGGAGTTTGCCCGACAGCATCTGGATCGTCTCACGGATACTCTGGGGGACGCGGCCATGGCGGGCACCGAGCCGCGCCCCGCGCCCTCACCCATTGCGGGTGATCGCCACGACTTCGAGCTGGGCGGGGTGCGCTTCGAGATGGTCCATGCCGGCGATGCCCACTTCCCTGGGGACATCCTCCTGCACCTGCCCGATCACCACGTGGTCTTCACCGGGGATGTGGTCTACACCGAGCGCATGCTGGGTATTCATCCCTGGAGCAACCCGGTGGAACAACTCAAGGCCTTCGAGACGATGGCGTCCTGGGCGCCGGAGGTGGTCGTTCCCGGCCATGGGGAGGCCACCGACCTGGCCACGGCACAGCGGGATACCGGTGATTACCTGGCCACCCTGGTACGCGAGGTGCGGGAGGGCCTGGAGAACTGGGAAACCCTGGATGAGGTGGTGGCCCGTCTGGCGGACTTGCCGGAATTCCAGCACCTGCGCCATTACGATGACTGGCACCGGATGAACGTCAATCGCACCTATCTGTTCATGGAGGCCAATTTCTAA
- a CDS encoding sigma-54 dependent transcriptional regulator, whose product MNAPARLCLIEDDPIMGESLCDRFELEGFGCHWFRQTGEARSALVEQEYAAVISDIRLPDGQGDELFLSLAEQGVPLPPWLFITAYGSVDRAVTVLKSGATDYITKPFDLDALIDKLRILVGPMDKEGEAAGALGVSPTMRRIGRLLPRLAAQAGTILITGESGVGKEAVAREIHRLDPASSDRPFIAVNCGGLTESLLEAELFGHEKGAFTGAVRARPGVFEQADGGTLFLDEVGDMPLVMQVKLLRAIQERQVVRVGGEQPISVNLRLICATHRDLRALVDEGRFREDLYYRIHVIHLRLPPLRERRDDIPWLVRQFLEAFVRATGERKQLPPETEHALMRHDWPGNIRELKHAIERACILSPGETLTREALFDEPLITEGEEGTAGATWTLSEHLQSCERAYIVGALEANGGHVARTAESLGISRKNLWERMKRLGL is encoded by the coding sequence ATGAATGCGCCAGCCCGGCTGTGTCTGATCGAGGATGATCCCATCATGGGCGAATCCCTGTGTGACCGCTTCGAACTGGAGGGTTTTGGCTGTCACTGGTTCCGGCAGACCGGGGAGGCCAGGTCCGCCCTGGTGGAGCAGGAATACGCGGCGGTGATCAGCGATATCCGCCTGCCCGATGGCCAGGGTGATGAACTGTTCCTGTCGCTGGCCGAGCAGGGGGTGCCGCTGCCGCCCTGGCTCTTCATCACCGCCTATGGGAGCGTGGATCGGGCCGTGACCGTGCTCAAGTCCGGTGCCACCGATTACATCACCAAGCCCTTCGATCTGGACGCCCTCATCGACAAGCTGCGCATCCTGGTGGGTCCCATGGACAAGGAGGGGGAGGCCGCCGGGGCGCTGGGTGTATCCCCCACCATGCGGCGCATCGGCCGGCTCCTGCCCCGCCTGGCCGCCCAGGCCGGCACCATCCTCATCACGGGGGAATCCGGGGTGGGCAAGGAGGCGGTGGCCCGGGAGATTCATCGCCTGGATCCTGCCTCCTCGGATCGACCCTTCATCGCGGTGAATTGTGGCGGTCTCACGGAGAGCCTGCTGGAGGCCGAGTTGTTCGGTCATGAGAAGGGCGCCTTTACCGGCGCCGTGCGGGCCCGTCCCGGGGTGTTCGAACAGGCCGACGGAGGCACCCTGTTCCTGGACGAGGTGGGCGACATGCCCCTGGTGATGCAGGTGAAATTACTCAGGGCCATCCAGGAGCGTCAGGTGGTGCGCGTGGGGGGCGAGCAGCCGATTTCGGTCAACCTGCGCCTGATCTGCGCCACCCACCGGGACCTGCGTGCCCTGGTGGACGAGGGACGTTTCCGGGAGGACCTGTATTACCGCATCCACGTGATTCACTTGCGGCTGCCGCCCCTGCGGGAGCGCCGGGACGACATCCCCTGGCTGGTGCGGCAGTTCCTGGAGGCCTTCGTGCGTGCCACCGGCGAGCGCAAGCAATTGCCGCCGGAGACGGAACATGCCCTGATGCGCCATGACTGGCCCGGCAACATCCGCGAACTCAAGCACGCCATCGAGCGGGCCTGCATCCTCAGCCCCGGCGAGACCCTGACCCGGGAGGCGTTGTTCGACGAACCCCTGATCACCGAGGGCGAGGAGGGGACTGCAGGCGCGACATGGACCTTGAGCGAGCACCTGCAATCCTGTGAACGTGCCTACATCGTCGGCGCACTGGAGGCCAACGGCGGCCATGTGGCCCGCACGGCCGAATCCCTGGGCATCAGCCGCAAGAATCTGTGGGAGCGCATGAAACGCCTGGGGCTTTAG
- a CDS encoding sensor histidine kinase: MLLLRDLSFRYKIPLRATVLVLITSFTVTGAIMAREYEQLRHDLFDNAASLGRVLAETLVTPMVHDDVWRTYEIINTPFHTGEETALGAELLMVLDERDRVYVSTQPMRQPILTRLDSLGPQYAGLQARLATLSLDQPRAVEIAETGHFYLVAPIQLDGVHLGTLIMEYPKSLFVPRFLGIVSRAGWVTLLVLVILLPLSWYWGRRMAEPLLQLADCMGRVGSRIPEEKECRLYESRDEIGQAGAQLRRMLAELRQKQALEQSMVATERLAAIGRLTSGIAHEINNPLGGMLNAISTYKRHGPPEGIAGRTVSLLERGLLQIKDTVGALLVESRLEGHDLTPQDLDDIHTLIQPDAHKKQVTVVWNNAVTGTLPLPSTQVRQALLNLLLNALNASEAGGVIHCDLGVHNDVLSLIVGNGGRGIEPERMAHLFEPFTGQGQGHGLGLWVTYQLVQQLGGGIHVESSPGDTRFHVNLPLTRDSQEVS; this comes from the coding sequence ATGCTGCTACTGCGCGACCTGAGCTTTCGCTACAAGATCCCGCTGCGGGCCACGGTGCTGGTGCTGATCACCTCGTTCACTGTCACCGGGGCCATCATGGCGCGGGAATATGAGCAACTACGCCATGACCTGTTCGACAACGCAGCCAGCCTGGGGCGGGTGCTGGCGGAGACCCTGGTGACGCCCATGGTGCACGACGATGTGTGGCGGACCTATGAGATCATCAACACGCCGTTTCACACCGGCGAAGAGACGGCCCTGGGGGCGGAATTGCTGATGGTCCTGGATGAGCGGGACCGGGTGTACGTCTCCACACAGCCCATGCGTCAGCCCATCCTCACCCGGCTGGACTCGCTGGGCCCTCAGTACGCGGGGCTGCAGGCGCGGCTGGCCACACTGTCCCTGGACCAGCCCCGCGCCGTGGAGATCGCCGAGACCGGGCACTTCTATCTGGTGGCCCCCATCCAGCTGGACGGCGTTCATCTGGGGACCCTGATCATGGAGTACCCCAAGTCGTTGTTCGTGCCCCGGTTTCTGGGCATTGTCTCGCGGGCCGGCTGGGTGACCCTGTTGGTGCTGGTGATCCTGTTGCCCCTGTCCTGGTACTGGGGCCGACGCATGGCCGAGCCCCTGCTGCAACTGGCGGACTGCATGGGGCGTGTGGGCTCGCGCATCCCGGAAGAGAAGGAGTGTCGCTTGTATGAGTCCCGGGACGAGATCGGTCAGGCCGGGGCCCAGCTCAGGCGCATGCTCGCGGAGTTGCGCCAGAAGCAGGCCCTGGAGCAGAGCATGGTGGCCACGGAGCGACTCGCAGCCATCGGCCGTCTGACCTCGGGGATCGCCCATGAAATCAACAACCCACTGGGGGGCATGCTCAACGCCATCAGCACCTACAAGCGCCATGGCCCGCCGGAGGGCATTGCCGGTCGGACTGTCTCGCTACTGGAGCGGGGGCTGCTGCAGATCAAGGATACGGTGGGGGCCCTGCTGGTGGAGTCACGGCTGGAGGGGCATGATCTGACGCCCCAGGATCTTGACGACATACACACCCTCATCCAGCCCGATGCCCACAAGAAACAGGTGACAGTCGTCTGGAATAATGCCGTCACCGGGACGCTGCCCCTGCCATCCACCCAGGTGCGCCAGGCACTCTTGAATCTGTTGCTCAATGCCCTGAACGCCAGCGAGGCTGGCGGGGTGATCCACTGTGATCTGGGCGTCCACAACGATGTGTTGTCGCTGATCGTGGGCAATGGCGGTCGCGGCATCGAGCCCGAGCGCATGGCCCATCTGTTCGAGCCGTTCACCGGGCAGGGTCAGGGGCATGGGCTCGGTCTTTGGGTGACCTACCAGCTGGTGCAGCAACTGGGCGGCGGGATCCATGTGGAGAGTTCCCCAGGTGACACCCGTTTTCATGTCAATCTGCCCCTGACCCGGGATTCCCAGGAGGTTTCATGA
- a CDS encoding PhnD/SsuA/transferrin family substrate-binding protein, translating into MTREFTPRRRFLKAAAGVLAVGMTPWGSVLAEDEADTLRIGLTPVFLDDQAAFLQRWREDLSRRLGRPVRFVQRASYREVTELLLEGRLDAAWLCGFPYVLHEDRLRLLAVPLYRGQPRYRSYLLVPASDTRTRSLMDLEGQVFAFSDPLSNSGHLFVQYRLMREGQGVEHFFRRSFFTWSHRKVIEATAVGLAQGGAVDSYVWETLAQFSPRITDRTRVVERSPPFGFPPFVTRKDLPERDFQALRSALVDRIRDPETERLMSRLNLDGFIPGEPELFDEIRRMAQALGRI; encoded by the coding sequence ATGACCCGGGAATTCACACCACGAAGACGTTTCCTGAAGGCCGCCGCCGGCGTCCTGGCCGTGGGTATGACCCCGTGGGGAAGCGTCCTGGCGGAGGATGAGGCGGACACCCTGCGCATTGGCCTGACGCCGGTGTTCCTGGATGATCAGGCGGCCTTTCTGCAGCGTTGGCGGGAGGACCTGTCGCGACGCCTGGGTCGCCCCGTGCGCTTTGTGCAGCGCGCCAGTTACCGGGAGGTAACCGAACTCTTGCTGGAGGGTCGCCTCGACGCAGCGTGGTTGTGTGGTTTCCCCTATGTTCTCCATGAGGATCGCCTGCGGCTGCTGGCCGTGCCGCTGTACCGGGGACAACCCCGGTATCGCTCCTATCTGCTGGTGCCCGCCAGCGATACCCGCACCCGATCGTTGATGGATCTGGAGGGGCAGGTCTTCGCCTTCTCCGACCCCTTGTCCAATTCGGGTCATCTGTTCGTGCAGTACCGGTTGATGCGGGAGGGACAGGGGGTCGAGCATTTCTTTCGGCGCAGTTTTTTCACCTGGTCCCATCGCAAGGTGATCGAGGCCACGGCAGTGGGGCTGGCGCAGGGTGGCGCGGTGGATAGCTATGTCTGGGAAACCCTGGCGCAGTTCTCTCCCCGGATCACGGACCGCACCCGGGTGGTGGAGCGCTCCCCCCCGTTCGGATTTCCCCCTTTCGTGACCCGCAAGGATCTGCCAGAGAGGGATTTTCAGGCCCTGCGATCGGCCCTGGTGGACAGAATCCGGGACCCGGAGACGGAGCGGCTGATGTCACGCCTGAATCTGGATGGCTTCATCCCCGGAGAGCCCGAACTGTTCGACGAGATCCGGCGCATGGCTCAGGCTCTGGGGCGGATCTGA